From Microlunatus capsulatus, a single genomic window includes:
- a CDS encoding HelD family protein, producing MAVEQAHVDLVYGRLAEATRTAQEVATAGRSLFQSDRGSYVREEDGTGLYERDVFAFQAAKRLAVLDAEHEGLVFGRLDRTDGEVRYVGRIGVRDADYEPLVIDWRARAAEPFYRATPHDPMQVVRRRVLRCQGQQVIGIEDDLLDGEHARDDLAVVGEGALMAALTRARGHTMRDIVATIQGEQDEAIRAPYQGFTLISGGPGTGKTVVALHRAAYLLYSNRRRFTSGGVLVVGPSRVFMNYIERVLPSLGEESVTLRPVGTVAGDVVRLAGERVDDAPTAAVKGSLRMVRVLRRLVQEPPQAVPLELRLTLRGHVLVLRVEALERIRAEVLAHHKLNAGREAAEKALLQALWRGRPAAELDMERDEFDDAVTDTAAFTMFLLAWWPGVSAPTALARLGDRGLLARLAGSTLSSAEQDLLAASYPRTADLPRTADWTVADGALLDELVSLLGPVPESEERDEPLFLPDDAEYAEVVTTADRLTPTREVDPFAEPHQTYSHVLVDEAQDITPMQWRMLRRRGAGASWTIVGDPAQSSWPDAAETDRALKELVGTAPVRRFRMSTNYRSPAEVFDLAASVVVRAYPEADLPRAVRSTGVEPLLLVADERGVAAGAVDAVVDLLGEVEGTVGVICAPTGRDEVRAALDAAALPGAERLAVVTSLESKGLEYDGVLVVDPDRIVAESPGGVRSLYVALTRPTQRLVTLDAAGDGSAGWRRSRG from the coding sequence ATCGCCGTCGAGCAGGCCCACGTCGACCTCGTCTACGGGCGGCTGGCCGAGGCCACCCGCACCGCGCAGGAGGTCGCGACGGCCGGCCGCTCGCTCTTCCAGTCCGACCGCGGCTCCTACGTCCGCGAGGAGGACGGCACCGGGCTCTACGAGCGCGACGTCTTCGCCTTCCAGGCCGCGAAGCGGCTGGCCGTGCTGGACGCCGAGCACGAGGGCCTGGTCTTCGGCCGGCTGGACCGCACCGACGGCGAGGTCCGCTACGTCGGCCGGATCGGCGTCCGCGACGCCGACTACGAGCCGCTGGTGATCGACTGGCGCGCCCGGGCGGCCGAGCCCTTCTACCGGGCCACCCCGCACGACCCCATGCAGGTGGTCCGCCGCCGGGTGCTGCGCTGCCAGGGCCAGCAGGTGATCGGCATCGAGGACGACCTGCTGGACGGCGAGCACGCGCGCGACGACCTGGCCGTCGTCGGCGAGGGCGCGCTGATGGCCGCGCTCACCCGGGCCCGCGGGCACACGATGCGCGACATCGTCGCCACCATCCAGGGCGAGCAGGACGAGGCGATCCGCGCGCCGTACCAGGGCTTCACCCTGATCTCCGGCGGGCCGGGCACCGGCAAGACCGTCGTCGCCCTGCACCGCGCGGCCTACCTGCTCTACTCCAACCGGCGGCGCTTCACCTCCGGCGGCGTCCTCGTCGTCGGCCCCAGCCGGGTGTTCATGAACTACATCGAGCGGGTGCTGCCCTCCCTCGGCGAGGAGTCGGTGACGCTGCGGCCCGTCGGCACGGTCGCCGGCGACGTCGTCCGGCTGGCCGGCGAGCGGGTGGACGACGCCCCGACCGCGGCCGTCAAGGGCAGCCTGCGGATGGTGCGCGTGCTGCGCCGGCTGGTCCAGGAGCCGCCGCAGGCGGTGCCGCTGGAGCTCCGGCTCACCCTGCGCGGCCACGTGCTGGTGCTGCGGGTCGAGGCCCTGGAGCGGATCCGCGCCGAGGTGCTGGCCCACCACAAGCTCAACGCCGGCCGCGAGGCCGCCGAGAAGGCGCTGCTGCAGGCGCTGTGGCGCGGCCGCCCGGCCGCCGAGCTGGACATGGAGCGCGACGAGTTCGACGACGCCGTCACCGACACCGCCGCCTTCACGATGTTCCTGCTGGCCTGGTGGCCCGGCGTCAGCGCCCCGACGGCGCTGGCCCGGCTCGGGGACCGCGGGCTGCTGGCCCGGCTCGCCGGGTCGACGCTGAGCAGCGCCGAGCAGGACCTGCTGGCCGCCTCCTACCCCCGGACCGCCGACCTGCCGCGGACCGCCGACTGGACCGTCGCCGACGGCGCCCTGCTGGACGAGCTGGTCAGCCTGCTGGGACCGGTGCCCGAGAGCGAGGAGCGCGACGAGCCGCTGTTCCTGCCCGACGACGCCGAGTACGCCGAGGTGGTGACCACGGCCGACCGGCTGACCCCCACCCGTGAGGTCGACCCCTTCGCCGAGCCGCACCAGACCTACAGCCACGTGCTGGTCGACGAGGCGCAGGACATCACCCCGATGCAGTGGCGGATGCTCCGCCGGCGCGGCGCGGGGGCGTCCTGGACGATCGTCGGCGACCCGGCGCAGAGCTCCTGGCCCGACGCCGCCGAGACCGACCGCGCGCTCAAGGAGCTCGTCGGCACCGCGCCCGTGCGGCGGTTCCGGATGAGCACCAACTACCGCAGCCCGGCCGAGGTGTTCGACCTGGCCGCCTCCGTCGTCGTCCGGGCCTACCCCGAGGCCGACCTGCCCCGCGCCGTCCGCTCGACCGGCGTCGAGCCGCTGCTGCTCGTCGCCGACGAGCGCGGCGTCGCGGCCGGGGCCGTGGACGCGGTCGTCGACCTGCTGGGCGAGGTCGAGGGCACCGTCGGCGTCATCTGCGCCCCGACCGGCCGGGACGAGGTGCGCGCCGCCCTCGACGCGGCCGCGCTGCCCGGCGCCGAGCGGCTGGCCGTGGTGACCTCGCTGGAGTCCAAGGGCCTGGAGTACGACGGGGTGCTGGTCGTCGACCCCGACCGCATCGTCGCCGAGTCCCCGGGCGGGGTGCGCTCGCTCTACGTGGCGCTGACGCGCCCGACGCAGCGGCTGGTCACCCTCGACGCGGCAGGAGACGGCTCCGCAGGTTGGCGTAGATCTCGCGGGTAG